The genomic window CGAGACGACGAGGGAGGCCACGGACCCGAGGATCGCGACCAGGCCGGCGAGGGTCGCGTACCGCGCCAGGCCGAGGACGAGGGCGGCGGTGCCTGCGGGGAGGGCGATGAGCAGCACGGCCGTCGTCGTCGCGGTCACAGGGCGTCCTCGGCGAGGTCGATGCTGCCGCGGCGCCGGTAGGCCGCGACGACGACGGCCAGCGCGATGACCACCTCGGCGGCGGCGATGGTGATGACGAAGAGGGCGAGCACCTGACCGGCCCACACCTCGTCACGACCGAGCGCCCCGGCGGTGACGAGCAGCAGGCTGCCTCCGGCGATGAGCAGCTCGGTGCCGACGAGGACGAGGACGGCGTTGCGGCGGGCGAGGATCCCGTAGAGCCCCAGGCCGACGAGGACGCTGGCGAGCAGGTACGGGCCGGCGGCGTGGATCATGGCCGCGCCTCCCCCTTCGCCGGTTGCTCGCCCGCCTGCTCCCCGGTGAGGCCCGAGACGGCGAAGGCGCCGACGAGGGCAGCCAGGAGGAGCAGCGACAGCAGCTCGAAGGGCCACACCCAGGTGGAGAAGATCTGCCGGCCGAGCTCGGCGGTGCCACCGGGCCGGACCTCGACACGGGCGGCCGTCGGCAGCAGGACCGCGGCGACCAGCCCGCCGGTCCCGGCCCCGACGAGGGCCGCGAGCGCCCGGTGCCCGCGGGAGGTGGAGTGCTCGGCCCGCGGGCCGATCGGTGCCCGGGTGAGCATCAGCGCGACGATCACGAGGACGACCACCGCTCCGACGTACACGAGCACCTGGACCAGGGCGACGAGCTCGGCGCCGAGGACGAGGTAGCAGCCGGCGAGGCCGAGCAGCGCGACGACGAGCCAGAGTGCGGAGTGGACGACCTGGCGGGTCGTCACCGCGATCGCACCTGCAGCGGCGGTGATCAGACCCGTGGCGGCGAAGGCGAGATCGAGACCCGTCACGTGCGACCCCGACGCGTGGGGCGGTTGGCGGCGGTCACCTCGGGTGCGTCCGCAGCGGCAGGGTCGAGCTCCGGTGGGGCCGGGACCTCCTCGACCCACTGCCCGAGCCGGTCCTTCTCGTGGAGCAGGTCGCGGATGTCGGTCTCGGCGTACTCGAACTGCGGGCTCCAGAAGAGGGCGTCGAAGGGGCAGACCTCGACGCAGATGCCGCAGTACATGCACAGCGAGAAGTCGATGGAGAAGTTGTCGAGGACGTTGCGCTGACGGGTGCGTCCCCCCTCTGTCGTCGGCGGGACCTCTTCCTTGTGCGACTCGATGTAGATGCACCAGTCGGGGCACTCGCGGGCACAGAGCATGCACGAGGTGCAGTTGTTGTCGATGAGCGCGATGACCCCGCGCGATCGCGCGGGCAGCTCCGGCGCGACGTCGGGGTACTCGGCGGTGTGCGGTGGCCTGACCAGCTGCTTCGCGGTCGCGGCCATCCCGGAGACCAGCCCCGGGACGAAGCCGCCCCCTCTGCTGTCCATGTGCTCGTGCCGGGTCATCCGACGATCACCACTCCTACGGCAGTCAGTGCGATCTGGGCCAGGGCGAGCGGGACGAGGACCGTCCACGCCAGGCGTTGGAGCTGGTCCTCGCGCAGCCGCGGCCACGAGACCCGCATCCAGATGATGAGCAGGACGACGAGCGATCCCTTGAGCAGGGTCCACAGCCAGCCGAGGTGCTCGGCGAGGGGGCCCTGCCACCCACCGAGCCAGAGGATGCCGAAGAGCAGCCCCATGACGACCATGCCGGCGTACTCGGCGAGCATGAAGAAGGCGAAGCGCAGCCCGGTGTACTCCGTCAGCGGGCCCATGACGACCTCGCTGTCGGCGATCGGGGCGTCGAAGGGGGGTCGCTGCAGCTCCGCGGTGGCGGCCACGACGAAGACGATGCCCCCGGGTAGCTGCCACAGCAGCCACCACGGGGACCAGGCCTCGACGACGGCGGCCAGGGACAGGGTGCCGGCGGCCATGGCGATCGAGGCCACGGACAGCACGAGCGGAAGCTCGTAGGCGAGCAGCTGTGCGGCGGCGCGCATCCCCCCGATGAGCGCGTACTTGTTGGCGCTGGCCCAGCCGGCGACGAGGGTCCCGAGGACGCCGACCCCGATGACGGCGAGGACGAGCAGCAGGCTCGCCGGGACCTCGGCCGCGACGACGCCGGGGTGGATCGGCAGCAGGGCCATGGCCACGACGTAGGGGATGAGGGCGATCGCCGGGGCGAGGCGGAAGATGCGCTGGTCCGCCGCCGCGGGGGTGATGTCCTCCTTCTGGACGAACTTCACCCCGTCGGCGACGAGCTGCGCCCAGCCGTGGAAGCCACCGGCGTACATCGGGCCCAGGCGCCCCTGCATGTGCGCCATGACCTTGTGCTCGGTCTGGCCGGCGACCAGCGGGAGGACGAGGACGGCCGCGAGCGCGGCGAGGGAGCGCAGGGTGATCTCGAGCAGGCTCACCGCGACTCCCCGCCTGTGGTTTCGAGGGTCAGCCGCGGACGGCCTCCCGCCTCAACCACCGGGACGCTGGCTGAGGTGCGACGAAGGAGCCTCGAAGCCACCTCACGCATCGCGCTCACCCGCCGGGACGCTGGCTGAGGTGCGACGAAGGAGCCTCGAAGCCACCTCACGCATCGCGCTCACCCGCCGGACGAGGGCCCCAGTCGGGTCCCGGGACGCCGGGCGCGGAGACGCGACGACGGCCGGGCGACCGCTTCGTCGTGCCGGAGTGGCCCTCCCCCGGCTCCTTGCCGCCGGGCCACGGCTTGGTCGCCCGCGCGGCGAGGACGAAGGACTTGCGCAGGGGCGTGCCCTCGAACCCGTCCGGCAGCAGCAGGGGCCGCAGACCCAGCCCGGTGCCGTCGTCGAAGCCGGTGAACTCCTGCCCGAACATCTCGTGCGTCTCGCGCTCGTGCCAGGCTGCCCCGCCGAAGACGCCGGTCAGGCTGGCCAGCGGCGCCCCGACCGGGACGCGGGTGCGCAGCAGCAGTGTGCGCAGGTCCCGCTCCGGCCCCGGATGCGGGTCGAGCAGGTGGCAGAGGACGTCGAGGCCGGGGTCCACCTCGCGGTCGCTCTCGTCGACGGCGGAGAGCCAGTCGAAGAAGGTGTACCCGCTCTCCCGGGCGTCGCGCACTGCGCGGACCCACTCCTGCGGGGCGATGGTCAGCTGCTCCCGGGGCACGTCACTCCCCCTTCGTCGGGCGTCGCAGGAGGCCGCGCCGCACGGAGCCGGCGCTGACCGACCGGCCGCTGCGGGGCCGCCCCGGGGTCTCGGCAGCGATCTTGTCCTGCAGGACGATGATCCCGTGGAGCAGAGCCTCGGGCCGGGGCGGGCAGCCGGGGACGTAGACGTCGACGGGGATGAGCTGGTCGACGCCCTTGGTCACCGAGTAGGAGTCCCAGTACGGGCCACCGGAGTTGGAGCAGGCGCCGAAGGAGATGACGTACTTCGGCTCGGGCATCTGGTCGTAGAGGCGGCGGATCGAGGGCGCCATCTTGTCGGTGACCGTGCCGGAGACGACCATGAGGTCGGCCTGCCGCGGGCCGGGGGCGAAGGGGATGACGCCGAGACGGATGAAGTCGTGCCGGGCCATCGACGCGGCGATGAACTCGATCGCGCAGCAGGCGAGCCCGAAGTTGAACACCCACAGGCTGTACCGACGGCCCCAGTTGAGGACGACCTTCATGGGTCGGGGCGCGTGGGCGGCCGCGGGGCCCACCCGCGGCATCGGCAGATCGGTCGTCGTGCGTGGCGTCATCGCGTCACGTCCATCGCAGCAGCCCACGACGCAGCGCGTGGACGAGTCCGAGGAGGACGACGCCGATGAAGATCGCGACCTCGACCAGACTCGCGGGCCCCAGGTCGGTGCGCAGCACGAGCGCCCACGGGAAGAGGTAGACGACGTCCACCGCGAAGATCACGTAGAGGAAGGCGTAGCCGAGGTAGCGCACCCGGGTCTGGGCCCAGTGCTCGCCGACCGGGTCGACTCCGGACTCGTAGGTGGCCAACTTGGCCCGGCTCGGGTCCGACGGGGCGAGCAGCCGACGGGCCGTGTACCCCGCGACGACGAGGAGCACGCCGACGGCGAGGACCCCTGCGACGACGAGGTATCCATCCATCCCGCCAGCCTACTGTCGACACCGGTCAGGACATGGATGCCGCTCATCCTGCATATGACCGCAATCACCATTACCCTCGGGCGCGGATGTGCAACGGGGCACATCCGAAACTCTGGGAGGACACACGTGCGTTCACGTACCGCAGCCGCCACCGCGGCAGCAGCCACGGCAGCGCTGGCCCTGACGACCGTCACGGCCGGATCTGCCCACGCAAATGCTCCCGGCGACTCGCCGGAGTTCACCGAGTCAGTCACCGTCGACAACGTCTTCGGCCACCTGGAGCAGCTCCAGTCGATCGCCGACGCCAACGACGGCAATCGCGGGGCCGGCACGGCCGGCTACGAGGCCAGCGCCGCCTACGTCGAGCAGACGTTGCAGGCAGCCGGATACGAGACGACGCGCCAGCCGTTCACCTTCATGTACGAGGTGGTGAACTCCACGAGCCTGACCGAGGTCTCCCCGGATGCACGGGAGGTCGAGCAGGCACCGATGTCGTACAGCCAGCCCACGCCCCAAGGCGGTATCGAGGGTGCCTTGGTCGCCCCGACGAGCGCGATCGGCTGCGAGGCCACCGCGTGGGACGGGGTCGACCTCAGCGGAGACAGCGACATCGCCCTCGTCAGCCGCGGCGAGTGCTCGTTCGGGCAGAAGGCCGTCACCGCCGGTGAGGCCGGCGCCGAGGCCGTGATCATCTACAACAACGAGGAGGGCGAGCTCAACGGCACCCTCGGTGGCGTCGAGCCCACGAGTGCACCCGCGACCGGCATCACCATGGCCGAGGGCGAGGCGCTGCTGGCGAAGATGGACAACGGCACGGTGACGATGTCCTTCGCGCTCGACAAGACGATGGAGCAGCGTGAGACGTTCAACATCCTGACCGAGACCAGCACCGGCAGCGATGACGACGTGGTCATGCTCGGCGCCCACCTCGACAGCGTTCACGACGGCCCGGGCATCAACGACAACGGCTCCGGCAGTGCCGGCATCCTCGAGACCGCCGTCCAGCTGGCGAAGGTCGACGAGCTGAAGAACAAGGTGCGCTTCGCCTTCTGGGGCGCCGAGGAGCTCGGGCTGCTCGGGTCCGACCACTACGTCGCGGACCTCCAGGCAAACGACCCCGCGGCTCTGGACAGCATCTCGTCCTACCTCAACTTCGACATGATCGGCTCGCCGAACTACGTCGTCGGTGTCTACGACGCCGACGAGTCGACGTACGAGGCTCCCGTCGACGTGCCGGCCGGCTCCACGGCGATCGAGGACGTCTTCACCGACTACTTCGACGCATCGGGCCAGCCGTGGGTCGACTCGGAGTTCTCCGGTCGCAGCGACTACTCGGCCTTCATCAACGCCGGGGTCCCGGCATCGGGCCTGTTCTCCGGTGCCGACGGCACCAAGACGGCAGAGGAGGTCGAGATGTTCGGCGGGACCGCCGGCATCACCTACGACCCGAACTACCACTCCGTCGGGGACGACCTGAGCAACATCAACACCGAGGCGCTGGGCATCATGAGCGACGCGATCGCCCACGCGACGATCACGCTCGCCGAGCCGGTCGCCCCGGAGGAGCCCGGCACCGAGGAGCCGGGTGACGAGGAGTCCCCCGAGGAGCCGGGTGACGAGGAGTCCCCCGAGGAGCCGGGTGACGAGGAGTCCCCTCAGGAGCCGGGTGACGAGCCGGAGATCCCGGAGGTGGTGCAGACCGACGGCTTCGGCTCGGACGTGGCCGGTGGCACCGCCCTGGGCGGCCTGCTGCTGGCCGGGATGACCGCCGGCGCCGTCGTCGCCATCAGGCGTCGCAGCACGATGGACTGAGAGAAGTCACCGGTGACGGGGCGGTCGGCTGCAGCCGACCGCCCCTTCGCATGCGGTCATGGCGAAGGGGGGTTGCCCCCACCCGCGTCCGGGCGGGCTGCCTCATGGACTCTCCCCGCTTCAGAGGGCAGAGTCAGGGGTAGGACTTCCACAGGAGGACACACATGAGCACCCCGTCAGAGCACCCGCAGGACCCGGACACGCACGGGCAGCACTCGCAGACCCCGGGCCCACAGGGGCCTCCGCCGCCGCCCGGCACGACGCCGCAGGGCCAGTCGCCGCAGGGCCAGCAGCAGGGCGGGTCGGCACCGCAGGGGCAGCCCCAGGAGGGCGGTCAGCAGGGGCCGCCGCCGCCCGCACAGGGGCAGGACCCGTACAGCAACCCGCAGCGCCAGTTCCCACCCCAGAGCGGGGTCTGGGACACCAAGACACCGCTCACACCCGCCGAGGAGCGCAACCTCGGGATGCTCTCCCACCTCGTCCCCGCGATCCTCCTGCCGCTGAGCGTGGGGACCCTGGGCTTCGTCGGCTCGCTGGTGATCTTCCTGCTGTACAAGGACCGTGGCCCCTTCGTGCGCCAGCACGCGGCCAACAGCCTCAACGTGCAGATCATCACCGCGATCCTGCTGATCCTGTCCTCGCTGCTGATGTTCGTGCTGATCGGCTTCCTCTTCTACCCGATCGTGATCATCGTCGCGGTCATCATCCACGTCGTCGGTGCCGTCAAGGCCAACAACGGTGAGTGGTGGGCACCACCGCTGACGCCGCAGTTCGTCAGGTGACCTGCCGGGCGAAGGGGGTCGTCGTCGCCGGCCACGGGGTCGCCTCCGGTCGCGCGAGCGACTCCCCCTTCGCCCGGGGGACGATCGCTCTGCAGGCGCCGCACTTCGCGGCCCGGGGACTGGACCTGACCCCCTTCGTCATGGCGACGGTCAACCGCCCACGCGGAGCGTGGGACCCAGACCTCGCTCCGTACCGGTTGCAGCCACTCATACCGTGGTGGACCTTCCCCGACGTGGAGTGGACCCAGGTGCACGGCCCGGAAACCTTCTCCTTCCTCGAGTGCCGGGTACGGCGGAACGAGAAGGAGCACGAGGGGCTCGTCCACCTCCCCCACCCGGAGACCAAGCCGATGCACCAGCAGCCCTCGACAGTGGTCGAGCTGCTGCTCCCGCCCTTGCCGGACCTGGCCGTGGGCGAGGCACTGGAGGTGGCCCTCCCCGATGATCAGGCATACATCAGAGCCTGATGGCGTTGGACCTATCAGGCACGAGAAATACCCGGACACAGGTGTCCACACGTCGTATGGCGCCGCGATCGTCCGCGAACCCGCCCCTCCTGCGCCTTACATAATCTAAAGTTATGCATCTCATAACGTGAACCACTGGGTTTCGGGATTTTCCACGACCTACCATGGAAGAACGTCCGGGATCCCGGACGAGTACCGACTTTCCGCAAGGGGCCGACCAGCCACCATGAGCACCAGCACGCCGACCGAGACCAGGGACCGTGTCATCATCCGCTTCGCCGGCGACTCCGGTGACGGCATGCAGTTGACCGGTGACCGGTTCACGGCCGACAGCGCGGCACTGGGCAACGACCTGTCGACGCTGCCGAACTTCCCGGCCGAGATCCGTGCCCCCCAGGGGACGATGGCCGGGGTGAGCTCCTTCCAGCTGCACTTCGCCAGCTGGGACATCCTCACCCCCGGCGACGCCCCCGACGTGCTCGTCGCGATGAACCCCGCGGCCCTGAAGGCCAACCTCGCCGACGTCCCGCGCGGCGCGACGATCATCGTCAACACCGACGAGTTCTCCACCCGCAACCTCAAGAAGGTCGGGTGGACGAGCAGCCCGGTCGACGACGACTCCCTCGACTCGTGGCACGTGCATCCCCTGCCGCTGACCTCGATCACCGTCGAGGCGCTTGCCGAGTTCGACTCCCTCACCCGCAAGGAGAAGCAGCGGGCGAAGAACATGTTCGCCCTCGGCCTGCTGTCGTGGATGTACTCCCGGCCGATCAGTGCCACGGAGGAGTTCCTCACCAGCAAGTTCGGCGCCAAGCCGGACATCCTCGCCGCCAACCTCGCCGCGCTGCGCGCGGGGTGGAACTACGGCGAGACCACCGAGGACTTCGCCGTCCCGGTCATGGTCGAGGCGGCTCCGACCCCGCCGGGCACCTACCGCAACATCACCGGCAACACCGCGCTGGCCCTCGGGCTGGTCAGCGGGGCGCACCGGGCCGGTCGTCCGCTCGTGCTCGGCTCCTACCCGATCACCCCGGCCAGCGACGTGCTGCATGCTCTGTCCGGGTTCAAGCGCCACAACGTGACGACCATCCAGGCGGAGGACGAGATCGCGGCCGTCGGCATGGCCCTGGGCGCCTCCTTCGGCGGGTCGATCGGCGTGACGACGACCTCCGGCCCCGGAGTGGCGCTGAAGTCCGAGACCATCGGTCTGGCCGTCAGCCTCGAGCTGCCGCTGGTCATCGTCGACGTCCAACGCGGCGGCCCCAGCACGGGTCTGCCGACCAAGACCGAGCAGTCCGACCTGCTGCAGGCGATGTTCGGGCGCAACGGCGAGTCCCCGGTGCCGATCATCGCCCCGCAGACCTCCGCGGACTGTTTCTCCGCGGCACTGGAGGCGGTGCGGATCGCCACGACCTACCGCACCCCGGTCTTCCTGCTCTCCGACGGCTACCTGGCCAACGGCTCCGAGCCGTGGCAGGTGCCCGCCGTCGAGGACCTCCCACACTTTCCCGTCCAGCTGGCCACCGAGACCAACGGCGAGGACGCCAAGGGCAACGCCGTCTTCCACCCCTACGTCCGCGACGAGGAGACCCTCGCCCGGGCGTGGGCCGTGCCCGGCACCGCTGGCCTCGAGCACCGCGTCGGCGGCATCGAGAAGGACTCGAAGACCGGCAACATCTCCTACGACCCTGACAACCACGACCTGATGGTGCGCACCCGCGCCGAGAAGGTCGCCAAGGTCGCCGATGGGATCGGTGACCTCGAGGTCGACGACCCGACCGGCGACGCCTCGGTCCTCGTCCTGGGCTGGGGCTCGACGTACGGGCCCAACCTCGCGGCCGTGCGCCGACTGCGCACCCGCGGCGAGTCCGTCGCCCACGCGCACCTGCGCCACCTCAGCCCCTTCCCCGCCAACACCGGTGAGGTCCTGCGACGCTACGAGCGCGTCATCGTGCCGGAGATGAACCTCGGCCAGCTGGCGATGCTCCTGCGCGCGGAGTACCTCGTCGACATCCGTTCCCACACCTCGGTGCGCGGCCTGCCCTTCAAGGTCGCCGACCTCGTCGAAGTCATCGACGCAGCTCTGATGGAGGTTCGAGCATGACCATGGATCTCGGTATCCCCACCGTCGCCTCCGGCACCGCCGGCGTGCCCGCGGCCGCTGATGGCGAGAAGCAGACCCGCAAGGACTTCGCGTCCGACCAGGAGGTGCGCTGGTGCCCCGGCTGCGGCGACTACGCGGTCCTCGCCGCGGTGCAGGGCTTCCTGCCCGAGCTCGGGCTGCGCAAGGAGAACATCACCTTCGTCTCCGGGATCGGCTGCTCCTCACGCTTCCCGTACTACCTCGACACCTACGGCATGCACTCGATCCACGGGCGCGCCCCGGCGATCGCGACGGGGCTGGCGACCAGCCGCGAGGACCTGTCGGTGTGGGTCGTCACCGGTGACGGCGATGCACTGTCGATCGGCGGCAACCACCTCATCCACGCGATGCGCCGCAACGTCAACCTGACGATCCTGCTCTTCAACAACCGGATCTACGGCCTGACCAAGGGGCAGTACAGCCCGACGTCGCAGCCCGGCCTGGTGACCAAGTCCTCGCCGATGGGCAGCGTCGACGCCCCCTTCAACCCGGTATCCCTCGCGCTGGGTGCCGAGGCGACCTTCGTCGCGCGCACGATGGACTCCGACCGCCAGCACCTGACCGAGGTGCTCAAGCAGGCCGCGGCCCACCGCGGCACGTCGCTGGTCGAGATCTACCAGAACTGCCCGATCTTCAACGACGGCGCCTTCGAGCTGATCAAGGACGTCGAGCAGAAGAAGGCCCGCCTGGTCCACCTCGTCGACGGCGAGCCGGTCACCATCGGTGACGAGGGCGAGCGCGAGGTCCTCGTGCGTGGCGAAGGGGGCTCGGTCACCTTCGTCCCCGAGGACGAGGTGTCCTCACGGGGCCTGGCCGACCACGTCGTCGTCCACGACGTGGCCCTGTCCGACCCCAGTCAGGCCTTCTCGATCAGCCGGCTGGACTCCGAGTCGATGACACACGTACCGATGGGCATCTTCCGCTCGCTCGACCGCCCGACCTACGACGACCAGACCCGTGCGCAGGTCGAGTCCGCGATCGACCTCGCCGGCGGCCCCGCCGACGACGCCGCCCTGCAGGACCTGCTCCTGGGCAACGACACCTGGACCGTCGAGTAGGACCTCCCCCACCGTGCGCACGGGTGGTCAGGGGCCGAGGACGCGCTCCAGGTAGTCGTTGGCGAGGACGCGGTCCGGGTCGAGCCGGTCGCGCACCGCGCGGAAGTCGTCCATCCGAGGGTAGAGAGCACTCAGCTCCTCGAGACCGAGGGTGTGCATCTTGCCCCAGTGCGGCCGGCCGCCGTGGGCCGCGGCGATCTCCTCGAAGGCGTCGAAGTAGTCCCGGTAGGCGCCGGCATGGTACTGGTGCACCGCGATGTAGGCGTTCGCCCGCTCGTGCCCCGTCGACAACCAGATGTCGTCGGGAGCGGCGACCCGCACCTCGACCGGGAAGGAGATCGGCTCCCGACGCCGCTCCACCCAGGCTGCCAGGTCGCTGATGACGCTCTCGGCGGCCTCCCTGGGAACGGCGTACTCGGACTCGACGAAGCGCACCGTGCGCGGCGTGCAGAAGACCTCGTAGGACGGACCCGTGTAGGAGCGCTCCGTCAGGGCGCGCGCGGCGATCTCGTTGAAGGGCAGCACGGCTCGGGGGAACTTCGTCACCACCGCATTGGCCGCGCCGAAGACGGTGTTGGACAGGAACTCGTCGTCGAGCTTGTACCGCCAGGTCGCCAGCGGCTCGTCGACCTCGTCGGCGACGAGGTCGTTGGCCTTGGTGTTGACCCGGCGCGTGCCGGGGAACCAGTACATCTCGAAGTGCCGGTGGGCGTCGAAGTGCTCCTGCAGCCGCGGGAGCACCGCGTCGAGTGAGTCGGGCCGCTCGACGGCTCGCAGTCGGTAGGCCGGGATGCAGGCGAGCTCGATCTCGGTCACGACGCCGAGGGCGCCCAGACCGAGTCGGGCGGCACCGAAGAGCTCGGGGTCCGAGGCGTCGACCCAGCAGTCCCGCCCGTCCGGGGTGACCAGGCGCAGACCGACCGTGGCCGCGGCCAGTCCCGGCAGGGCCGCCCCGGTGCCGTGGGTCCCGGTCGACAGCGCGCCGGAGATGGTCTGGGCGTCGATGTCCCCGAGGTTGGGCATGGCCAGCCCGAGCGCGTCGAGTGCCCGGGTCAGCGTGCGAAG from Janibacter cremeus includes these protein-coding regions:
- a CDS encoding NADH-quinone oxidoreductase subunit A; its protein translation is MDGYLVVAGVLAVGVLLVVAGYTARRLLAPSDPSRAKLATYESGVDPVGEHWAQTRVRYLGYAFLYVIFAVDVVYLFPWALVLRTDLGPASLVEVAIFIGVVLLGLVHALRRGLLRWT
- the nuoK gene encoding NADH-quinone oxidoreductase subunit NuoK yields the protein MIHAAGPYLLASVLVGLGLYGILARRNAVLVLVGTELLIAGGSLLLVTAGALGRDEVWAGQVLALFVITIAAAEVVIALAVVVAAYRRRGSIDLAEDAL
- a CDS encoding NuoB/complex I 20 kDa subunit family protein; the protein is MTPRTTTDLPMPRVGPAAAHAPRPMKVVLNWGRRYSLWVFNFGLACCAIEFIAASMARHDFIRLGVIPFAPGPRQADLMVVSGTVTDKMAPSIRRLYDQMPEPKYVISFGACSNSGGPYWDSYSVTKGVDQLIPVDVYVPGCPPRPEALLHGIIVLQDKIAAETPGRPRSGRSVSAGSVRRGLLRRPTKGE
- a CDS encoding D-arabinono-1,4-lactone oxidase, translated to MSSWSNWAGNVDMTPVGVLRPHTPSELADLVAEAARAGRRVRPVGSGHSFTAIAAPADLQLSLEHLSGVLSADRETGRVRVLAGTPLRTLTRALDALGLAMPNLGDIDAQTISGALSTGTHGTGAALPGLAAATVGLRLVTPDGRDCWVDASDPELFGAARLGLGALGVVTEIELACIPAYRLRAVERPDSLDAVLPRLQEHFDAHRHFEMYWFPGTRRVNTKANDLVADEVDEPLATWRYKLDDEFLSNTVFGAANAVVTKFPRAVLPFNEIAARALTERSYTGPSYEVFCTPRTVRFVESEYAVPREAAESVISDLAAWVERRREPISFPVEVRVAAPDDIWLSTGHERANAYIAVHQYHAGAYRDYFDAFEEIAAAHGGRPHWGKMHTLGLEELSALYPRMDDFRAVRDRLDPDRVLANDYLERVLGP
- a CDS encoding 2-oxoacid:ferredoxin oxidoreductase subunit beta → MTMDLGIPTVASGTAGVPAAADGEKQTRKDFASDQEVRWCPGCGDYAVLAAVQGFLPELGLRKENITFVSGIGCSSRFPYYLDTYGMHSIHGRAPAIATGLATSREDLSVWVVTGDGDALSIGGNHLIHAMRRNVNLTILLFNNRIYGLTKGQYSPTSQPGLVTKSSPMGSVDAPFNPVSLALGAEATFVARTMDSDRQHLTEVLKQAAAHRGTSLVEIYQNCPIFNDGAFELIKDVEQKKARLVHLVDGEPVTIGDEGEREVLVRGEGGSVTFVPEDEVSSRGLADHVVVHDVALSDPSQAFSISRLDSESMTHVPMGIFRSLDRPTYDDQTRAQVESAIDLAGGPADDAALQDLLLGNDTWTVE
- a CDS encoding M20/M25/M40 family metallo-hydrolase, coding for MRSRTAAATAAAATAALALTTVTAGSAHANAPGDSPEFTESVTVDNVFGHLEQLQSIADANDGNRGAGTAGYEASAAYVEQTLQAAGYETTRQPFTFMYEVVNSTSLTEVSPDAREVEQAPMSYSQPTPQGGIEGALVAPTSAIGCEATAWDGVDLSGDSDIALVSRGECSFGQKAVTAGEAGAEAVIIYNNEEGELNGTLGGVEPTSAPATGITMAEGEALLAKMDNGTVTMSFALDKTMEQRETFNILTETSTGSDDDVVMLGAHLDSVHDGPGINDNGSGSAGILETAVQLAKVDELKNKVRFAFWGAEELGLLGSDHYVADLQANDPAALDSISSYLNFDMIGSPNYVVGVYDADESTYEAPVDVPAGSTAIEDVFTDYFDASGQPWVDSEFSGRSDYSAFINAGVPASGLFSGADGTKTAEEVEMFGGTAGITYDPNYHSVGDDLSNINTEALGIMSDAIAHATITLAEPVAPEEPGTEEPGDEESPEEPGDEESPEEPGDEESPQEPGDEPEIPEVVQTDGFGSDVAGGTALGGLLLAGMTAGAVVAIRRRSTMD
- a CDS encoding NADH-quinone oxidoreductase subunit C — its product is MPREQLTIAPQEWVRAVRDARESGYTFFDWLSAVDESDREVDPGLDVLCHLLDPHPGPERDLRTLLLRTRVPVGAPLASLTGVFGGAAWHERETHEMFGQEFTGFDDGTGLGLRPLLLPDGFEGTPLRKSFVLAARATKPWPGGKEPGEGHSGTTKRSPGRRRVSAPGVPGPDWGPRPAGERDA
- the nuoH gene encoding NADH-quinone oxidoreductase subunit NuoH, which codes for MSLLEITLRSLAALAAVLVLPLVAGQTEHKVMAHMQGRLGPMYAGGFHGWAQLVADGVKFVQKEDITPAAADQRIFRLAPAIALIPYVVAMALLPIHPGVVAAEVPASLLLVLAVIGVGVLGTLVAGWASANKYALIGGMRAAAQLLAYELPLVLSVASIAMAAGTLSLAAVVEAWSPWWLLWQLPGGIVFVVAATAELQRPPFDAPIADSEVVMGPLTEYTGLRFAFFMLAEYAGMVVMGLLFGILWLGGWQGPLAEHLGWLWTLLKGSLVVLLIIWMRVSWPRLREDQLQRLAWTVLVPLALAQIALTAVGVVIVG
- a CDS encoding 2-oxoacid:acceptor oxidoreductase subunit alpha, with the protein product MSTSTPTETRDRVIIRFAGDSGDGMQLTGDRFTADSAALGNDLSTLPNFPAEIRAPQGTMAGVSSFQLHFASWDILTPGDAPDVLVAMNPAALKANLADVPRGATIIVNTDEFSTRNLKKVGWTSSPVDDDSLDSWHVHPLPLTSITVEALAEFDSLTRKEKQRAKNMFALGLLSWMYSRPISATEEFLTSKFGAKPDILAANLAALRAGWNYGETTEDFAVPVMVEAAPTPPGTYRNITGNTALALGLVSGAHRAGRPLVLGSYPITPASDVLHALSGFKRHNVTTIQAEDEIAAVGMALGASFGGSIGVTTTSGPGVALKSETIGLAVSLELPLVIVDVQRGGPSTGLPTKTEQSDLLQAMFGRNGESPVPIIAPQTSADCFSAALEAVRIATTYRTPVFLLSDGYLANGSEPWQVPAVEDLPHFPVQLATETNGEDAKGNAVFHPYVRDEETLARAWAVPGTAGLEHRVGGIEKDSKTGNISYDPDNHDLMVRTRAEKVAKVADGIGDLEVDDPTGDASVLVLGWGSTYGPNLAAVRRLRTRGESVAHAHLRHLSPFPANTGEVLRRYERVIVPEMNLGQLAMLLRAEYLVDIRSHTSVRGLPFKVADLVEVIDAALMEVRA
- a CDS encoding NADH-quinone oxidoreductase subunit J — encoded protein: MTGLDLAFAATGLITAAAGAIAVTTRQVVHSALWLVVALLGLAGCYLVLGAELVALVQVLVYVGAVVVLVIVALMLTRAPIGPRAEHSTSRGHRALAALVGAGTGGLVAAVLLPTAARVEVRPGGTAELGRQIFSTWVWPFELLSLLLLAALVGAFAVSGLTGEQAGEQPAKGEARP
- a CDS encoding NuoI/complex I 23 kDa subunit family protein, whose amino-acid sequence is MTRHEHMDSRGGGFVPGLVSGMAATAKQLVRPPHTAEYPDVAPELPARSRGVIALIDNNCTSCMLCARECPDWCIYIESHKEEVPPTTEGGRTRQRNVLDNFSIDFSLCMYCGICVEVCPFDALFWSPQFEYAETDIRDLLHEKDRLGQWVEEVPAPPELDPAAADAPEVTAANRPTRRGRT
- a CDS encoding DUF4870 domain-containing protein, coding for MSTPSEHPQDPDTHGQHSQTPGPQGPPPPPGTTPQGQSPQGQQQGGSAPQGQPQEGGQQGPPPPAQGQDPYSNPQRQFPPQSGVWDTKTPLTPAEERNLGMLSHLVPAILLPLSVGTLGFVGSLVIFLLYKDRGPFVRQHAANSLNVQIITAILLILSSLLMFVLIGFLFYPIVIIVAVIIHVVGAVKANNGEWWAPPLTPQFVR